A genomic stretch from Megachile rotundata isolate GNS110a chromosome 1, iyMegRotu1, whole genome shotgun sequence includes:
- the Mcm3 gene encoding minichromosome maintenance 3 produces the protein MDAIDRDQRFEEIQREYMDFLDDMEDQGIYTTYVKNMIEDNRRRLFVNINDLRRKNPIRAASLLDNAFEEHHAFELALKQFVASIDTEYAKENIDLFIGFEGSFGNRHVTPRTLTSRFLSNLVCLEGIVTRCSLVRPKVVKSVHYCSATKTIMERAYTDFTSFEAFPQSAVYPTTDEDGNLLETEFGLSTYKDHQTLTIQEMPEKAPTGQLPRSIDIICDNDLVDICKPGDRVQIVGSYRCLPGKQGGYTTGAFRTILIANNIMQLSKEANLTISHNDVAMCKKLAKNNPCKNIFELLSKSLAPSIHGHDYVKKAILCLLLGGVEKLLPNGTRLRGDINVLLIGDPSVAKSQLLRYVLCTAPRAIPTTGRGSSGVGLTAAVSMDNETGERRLEAGAMVLADRGIICIDEFDKMSDIDRTAIHEVMEQGKVTIAKAGIHASLNARCSVLAAANPVYGRYDQYKTPMENIGLQDSLLSRFDLLFVMLDLVDSEQDQIISDHVVRMHRYRNPMEQDGEALPLGSKIDILTTKNPDEIISEGTETQIYQKYDPLLHGLSRSKSDQLLTINFMRKYIHIARCMKPKLTEEASEVIASEYSKLRSEESLDSDVARTQPVTARTLETLIRLSTAHAKARLSKNVTAEDAHAAIELVEFAYFKRVLEKERKKRRRHDSEESTPAENETEKKQKRTKKTDGPSDDPYDFDSDDDSQMQEVTRKMTRSQSKVASSQKSTTDSEQTVVPETPTTITDERLKVFRTLLHKLFQQQRAQSLPLSRVREYVNTQQSQEFTSGEITAAINKMSDANQIMAADDNIFLM, from the exons atggaTGCAATCGATAGAGATCAAAGATTTGAAGAAATTCAAAGAGAATATATGGATTTTTTAGATGACATG GAGGATCAAGGAATTTATACTACTTATGTAAAGAATATGATTGAAGACAATAGGCGTAGATTGTTTGTAAATATTAACGATTTGAGAAGAAAAAATCCTATTCGTGCAGCAAG CTTGTTGGATAATGCTTTTGAAGAACATCATGCTTTTGAATTAGCATTAAAACAATTTGTTGCAAGTATTGACACTGAGTATGCTAAAGAAAATATAGATTTATTTATAGGATTTGAAGGGAGTTTCGGAAATAGACACGTTACACCAAGAACCCTTACATCACGGTTCTTAAGTAACTTAGTGTGTTTGGAGGGTATTGTTACAAGAT GTTCTTTAGTACGACCAAAAGTTGTAAAAAGTGTTCATTATTGCAGTGCCACTAAAACTATAATGGAAAGAGCTTATACTGATTTTACCTCGTTTGAGGCATTTCCACAATCTGCTGTATATCCAACtaca GATGAAGATGGCAATTTATTAGAAACAGAGTTTGGTCTTTCTACATACAAAGATCATCAGACATTAACTATACAAGAAATGCCTGAAAAAGCACCAACTGGTCAACTACCAAGGAGCATTGATATTATATGTGATAATGATTTAGTAGATATTTGTAAACCAGGGGACAGAGTTCAGATTGTTGGAAGTTACAGATGTCTTCCTGGCAAACAAGGTGGATATACAACAGGAGCTTTTAG aacaattttaattgctaataatattatgCAGTTAAGTAAAGAAGCCAATTTAACTATTTCGCATAACGATGTTGCCATGTGTAAGAAACTTGCTAAAAATAAtccatgtaaaaatatttttgaattactCAGTAAATCACTGGCACCTTCTATACATGGTCATGATTATGTGAAGAAAGCAATTTTATGCTTATTACTTGGTGGTGTAGAGAAACTATTACCGAATGGTACAAGATTGAGAGG GGATATTAACGTTTTACTCATAGGTGATCCATCTGTTGCAAAGTCACAACTTTTGCGTTATGTTTTGTGTACTGCACCGAGAGCGATACCAACTACTGGTAGAGGATCTTCAGGAGTTGGGTTAACAGCTGCTGTTAGTATGGATAATGAAACTGGGGAACGCAGACTTGAAGCTGGCGCTATGGTGTTAGCAGACAGAGGAATCATTTGCATAGATGAATTTGATAAAATGTCAGACATTGACAGAACAGCAATACACGAAGTTATGGAACAGGGAAAAGTAACTATTGCTAAAGCTGGAATACATGCTAGCTTAAATGCTAGGTGTTCTGTTTTGGCAGCTGCAAATCCAGTTTATGGAAGG TATGATCAATATAAAACGCCAATGGAAAATATTGGCTTACAAGATTCACTACTGTCACGTTTTGATCTGTTATTTGTTATGTTGGATTTGgttgattctgaacaagatcaAATAATTAGTGACCATGTTGTGAGAATGCATAGATACAGGAATCCTATGGAACAAGATGGAGAAGCATTACCACTAGGTAGCAAGATAGATATACTAACTACGAAAAATCCGGATGAAATAATTTCTGAAGGCACAGAAACTCAAATTTATCAGAAATATGATCCTTTATTGCATGGTTTGTCCCGTTCAAAAAG tgATCAACTTCTAACTATAAATTTTATGAGGAAATACATTCACATAGCTCGTTGTATGAAACCAAAACTCACAGAAGAAGCTAGTGAAGTTATTGCTAGTGAATACTCAAAATTGCGGTCAGAAGAATCACTAGATTCAGATGTAGCAAGG ACACAACCTGTAACAGCTCGTACTTTGGAAACATTGATTCGGTTGTCTACTGCACATGCAAAAGCTCGTCTATCAAAAAATGTTACTGCTGAAGATGCGCATGCAGCAATAGAACTTGTAGAATTTGCTTACTTTAAACGAGTACTAGAAAAGGAAAGGAAGAAGCGCAGACGGCATGATAGTGAAGAAAGTACACCCGCAGAAAATGAAACCGAGAAAAAACAAAAGCGTACGAAGAAAACGGATGGACCTTCGGATGATCCATATGACTTTGATAGTGATGATGACTCTCAGATGCAAGAAGTTACAAGAAAAATGACTAGATCGCAATCAAAAGTAGCTAGTTCCCAAAAGTCAACAACAGATTCTGAACAAACTGTAGTACCAGAAACACCCACAACTATTACCGACGAAAG GCTGAAAGTCTTTAGAACACTTTTACATAAATTGTTCCAACAACAAAGGGCACAATCACTTCCGCTATCAAGAGTACGTGAATACGTTAATACTCAACAATCTCAAGAATTTACATCAGGGGAAATTACCGCTGCAATTAACAAAATGTCTGATGCTAATCAAATTATGGCTGCAGACGATAACATTTTTCTTATGTAA
- the Orct gene encoding organic cation transporter, with product MAYDDVILRMGEFGRYQRRIYLMLCLPAISCAFHKIGGVFLSAKVNARCVLPHEDIENATYCLPDHIMNASYPWDDEQRGPSQCFRYDVPSIVNETMMRYVDASANGTFVQKSPDGPNAQRVKPCEGYVYDRSKYQSTTTSEWNLICDKAWLRATGDSLFMVGVMLGSMIFGGLSDKFGRRPIFFLSLVIQLVGGILVAVSPEFISYVIFRLIVGSTTSGVFLVAYVIALEMVGPKKRLVAGVGCQLFFTTGYILTAGFAYFIRDWRMLQVAITIPSIVFLLYWWFIPESARWLLTKGRTQEAKDLLQRASLENGVEMPSEVLETLLNNNSEDSTPDYRKPSLFDLFRYPNLRRKSILLFFNWLVNSGTYYGLSWHVANLGGNDYINFLISGLVEVPAYTFLIFTLNRWGRKIILCGCMLVSGVALLGILFVPADAPWVVVCLAMIGKLTITSSYGAIYVFTAEQFPTVIRNVGLGASSTFARIGGVIAPCVIHLSEIWMPLPFVIFGTCVLLGGMLSLLLPETLNKKLPESIQDGELFGKKTSKKKKKHQLDMEQPNAIDVIKPLKPQENGVNEKQNG from the exons ATGGCATACGACGATGTTATACTGCGAATGGGCGAGTTCGGCCGCTACCAACGCAGGATCTACCTCATGCTCTGTCTTCCTGCGATATCCTGCGCATTTCATAAGATCGGAGGTGTCTTTTTGAGCGCCAAAGTGAACGCTAG ATGCGTGCTGCCACACGAGGACATAGAAAACGCAACATATTGTTTACCTGATCATATAATGAACGCTAGCTATCCCTGGGACGATGAGCAACGAGGACCGTCCCAGTGTTTCAGATACGACGTTCCTAGTATCGTTAACGAAACGATGATGAGGTACGTCGATGCATCGGCCAACGGTACCTTCGTCCAGAAATCCCCGGATGGTCCTAATGCTCAACGGGTCAAGCCATGCGAAGGATACGTCTACGACAGAAGCAAATATCAAAGTACCACTACTTCTGAG tGGAACTTAATTTGTGACAAGGCATGGCTGAGAGCTACGGGGGACTCTTTGTTCATGGTAGGAGTCATGCTTGGCTCGATGATATTCGGTGGTTTGTCCGATAAGTTTGGACGTAGACCAATTTTCTTCCTGTCTTTAGTCATACAGCTGGTCGGTGGTATACTAGTCGCAGTTTCACCCGAGTTTATTTCCTACGTTATCTTCAGATTGATAGTCGGCTCGACTACCAGTGGAGTATTTCTGGTGGCTTATGTTATTG CCCTGGAAATGGTAGGTCCAAAGAAACGTTTGGTAGCTGGGGTCGGTTGCCAATTGTTTTTCACGACTGGCTACATCCTTACTGCTGGTTTCGCGTATTTTATAAGAGATTGGAGAATGCTACAAGTGGCAATCACTATACCAAGCATAGTATTCCTCCTTTACTGGTG GTTCATTCCTGAATCTGCTCGCTGGTTATTAACGAAAGGTCGTACGCAAGAAGCCAAAGATCTTCTGCAGCGTGCTTCCCTAGAAAATGGCGTGGAAATGCCGAGTGAAGTTTTGGAAACGCTTCTTAACAATAACAGCGAAGATAGCACACCAGACTATAGGAAACCATCGTTATTTGACCTTTTCCGTTATCCAAATTTGAGGCGGAAAAGTATTCTACTATTTTTCAATTG GCTTGTAAATAGTGGTACATATTATGGATTATCTTGGCACGTAGCCAACCTTGGTGGAAATGATTACATTAATTTCCTTATTTCTGGACTGGTGGAAGTACCAGCATatacgtttttaatttttactctaAATCGTTGGGGTAGAAAAATCATTTTGTGTGGCTGTATGTTAGTATCTGGAGTAGCATTGCTGGGCATTTTATTTGTACCTGCTG ATGCTCCATGGGTAGTAGTATGTCTAGCAATGATTGGCAAACTTACGATCACATCGTCTTATGGTGCTATTTATGTTTTTACTGCCGAACAATTTCCCACGGTTATTCGAAATGTCGGTCTTGGAGCTAGTTCTACTTTCGCTCGAATTGGTGGTGTCATTGCTCCATGTGTTATACATctg TCTGAAATTTGGATGCCTCTGCCTTTCGTTATTTTTGGAACATGTGTACTCCTTGGTGGAATGTTGTCATTGCTACTACCAGAAACATTGAACAAGAAACTTCCTGAGTCTATACAGGATGGTGAATTATTTGGAAA AAAAACttccaagaagaagaagaaacatcAATTAGATATGGAACAGCCAAATGCAATTGATGTGATTAAACCACTGAAACCTCAAGAGAATGGTGTTAATGAAAAGCAAAATGGATGA